The following coding sequences are from one Carassius gibelio isolate Cgi1373 ecotype wild population from Czech Republic chromosome B7, carGib1.2-hapl.c, whole genome shotgun sequence window:
- the LOC127961697 gene encoding thymidine kinase 2, mitochondrial-like has translation MVINFLKEFCRVVVPLYSHKALSTHVFARRRAPSLGKRFIALSRSSTSVNHRKLVRNGGEKKSAIWIEGNIASGKTTCLEYFSKTSDIEVLTEPMSKWRNVQGCNPLGLMYQDPSRWGLTLQTYVQLTMLDRHVLPMSAPIRMMERSIYSAKYIFVENLYKSGKMPEVDFAVLSEWFEWIIKNIAIPVDLIVYLQTSPQTCYERLKQRCREEEKVIPLEYLESIHKLYEDWLIHHKSFEVPAPVLVIPADHDLKKMLHQYEENREKILMAHC, from the exons ATGGTTATTAACTTCTTAAAAGAGTTTTGTCGTGTTGTCGTACCTCTGTATTCACACAAAGCTTTGTCAACACATGTATTTGCCCGACGACGAGCGCCTTCGTTGGGAAAGCGTTTCATCGCACTTTCGCGGAGCAGCACTTCTGTGAATCACA GGAAACTGGTTAGAAACGGCGGGGAGAAGAAATCAGCG ATTTGGATAGAGGGAAATATTGCAAGTGGAAAGACAACATGTCTGGAATACTTCAGCAAAACCAGTGACATTGAG GTGCTAACAGAGCCTATGTCTAAATGGAGAAATGTACAAGGATGCAATCCATTG GGACTGATGTACCAGGACCCATCCAGATGGGGACTCACTCTTCAGACATATGTCCAGCTGACCATGCTGGATCGCCATGTCTTGCCAATG TCAGCACCAATCAGAATGATGGAAAGATCTATTTACAGTGCAAAgtacatttttgtggaaaatctTTATAAAAG TGGAAAAATGCCCGAGGTGGACTTTGCTGTTTTAAGTGAATGGTTTGAGTGGATCATAAAGAATATTGCTATTCCTGTGGATCTTATTG TTTACCTGCAGACTTCTCCACAGACCTGTTACGAGAGACTAAAGCAGAGGTGCAGAGAGGAAGAGAAGGTTATTCCACTG GAATACCTAGAATCAATCCATAAGCTCTATGAGGACTGGCTCATTCATCACAAGTCGTTTGAGGTTCCTGCTCCAGTTCTG GTAATCCCAGCAGATCATGATCTTAAGAAGATGCTGCATCAGTATGAGGAGAACAGAGAGAAGATACTTATGGCACATTGTTAA
- the LOC127961703 gene encoding CKLF-like MARVEL transmembrane domain-containing protein 3, whose amino-acid sequence MGDIEAPENNQSRQTIIHSLLPSKEFITSRKGLLLLGEVVMSFISFVCFAASTAAAFVTAPLIECLAALFLLFAYSKKFNERFKGFHWPLMDFLRCVSASIIFFIISIISVSKYVDGASKAAGVFGFITTIFFALDFYFIFNELANFLKGGDSSEEPPNTQDDDYDSDFDSD is encoded by the exons ATGGGGGACATCGAGGCTCCGGAGAATAACCAATCACGACAGACCATAATCCATTCTCTTCTCCCGAGTAAAGAATTCATCACCTCCCGAAAAGGACTGCTGCTGCTCGGTGAAGTG GTGATGTCGTTTATCAGTTTTGTGTGCTTTGCTGCTTCGACAGCAGCTGCCTTCGTCACAGCTCCCCTGATAGAGTGCTTGGCCGCCCTCTTCTTGCTGTTTGCTTATTCTAAAAAGTTCAATGAGAGATTTAAGGGCTTTCACTGGCCCCTCATG GACTTCCTGCGCTGTGTCAGTGCTTCCATCATCTTTTTCATCATCTCTATAATATCTGTGTCAAAATATGTGGATGGAGCCTCAAAGGCCGCTGGG GTCTTTGGCTTCATTACTACAATATTCTTTGCCCtggacttttatttcatttttaatgaactgGCCAACTTCCTCAAGGGAGGTGATTCCAGTGAAGAGCCACCAAACACACAAG ATGATGACTATGACTCTGACTTTGACTCTGACTAA
- the LOC127961689 gene encoding uncharacterized protein LOC127961689: protein MTNSVDDQTPVSRKEVLVKYLQYYDKVSCEGSVSVCSETHVTDEARRVLLLAEDEPRKRLDAQRFYETLYKCAQYRDGHRRVQDFRRAAELLEMFCVNLFLFPWKKEIKTLKTFTGHFVYYIKPVLPFARSILQTIGYSMETDTEYRLSDSFDPDQAKCMGFDLFLARLECEYLLELMNQRSHVECLEIIRMRAAPLTFSAGEVVSEPINGTCNLNEDVFKDDGHVEGGSLVNPEEEEQQESLKSHDPLDQEVDKSQNASISDVERPSNSFMTDDKSILEMRENYPDLAIRQKPIFRKSQRHVQPLKAQEWAGSRGHNAGLFHEASADMSGPQSIAIHTETLPGQRKLHIANAPVEAQPSDDKPLVLQVGKLLQGRSREGSTEDCLAELTEQMGKMHMKGLSADEPLKYPIEETAQAQSCSGPSDVITAPPTKPPDGMSLPILCSPSQEPVCNITGCGSCAGSDGVHAQDNRVREPPQSVYIHSPLSVCTPVFGPPTDHSQTADEGSNGCKSPTPPQPEDDLVQTYVVI from the exons ATGACCAACAGCGTCGACGATCAAACGCCTGTTTCGCGAAAAGAGGTGTTAGTTAAGTATTTACAGTATTACGACAAAGTAAGTTGTGAAGGCAGTGTGAGCGTGTGCTCGGAGACGCATGTGACGGATGAAGCCAGGCGCGTGCTGCTGCTGGCGGAGGACGAGCCACGGAAGAGACTCGACGCGCAGCGCTTCTACGAGACTCTCTACAAGTGCGCGCAGTACAGAGACGGCCACAGACGGGTCCAAGACTTCAGAAGAGCTGCCGAGTTACTGGAGATGTTCTGTGTCAACCTCTTTTTGTTTCCATGGAAGAAAGAGATTAAAACCTTAAAG ACATTTACAGGACACTTTGTCTATTACATCAAGCCAGTATTGCCTTTTGCCAGAAGTATTCTTCAGACGATTGGATACAGCATGGAAACAGACACGGAGTATAGACTGTCAGACAGTTTTGATCCTGACCAGGCCAAGTGCATGGGATTCGACCTTTTCCTTGCCAGGTTAGAGTGCGAGTATCTTCTGGAGCTCATGAACCAGAGATCACATGTGGAGTGTCTAGAGATCATCCGAATGAGAGCTGCTCCTCTGACCTTCAGCGCTGGAGAAGTCGTTTCAGAACCCATCAATGGCACCTGTAATCTAAACGAGGATGTCTTTAAGGATGATGGGCACGTTGAAGGTGGCTCTCTGGTAAATCCAGAGGAAGAGGAACAACAGGAGTCACTTAAAAGTCACGACCCTCTTGATCAGGAAGTCGACAAGTCTCAAAATGCTTCCATCTCTGACGTCGAAAGGCCGTCCAACTCATTTATGACTGATGACAAGTCTATCTTAGAGATGCGGGAGAACTACCCAGACCTTGCCATCCGACAAAAGCCCATTTTCCGAAAGTCTCAGAGACATGTGCAGCCTCTCAAGGCCCAGGAGTGGGCTGGATCCAGGGGCCACAATGCGGGCCTGTTCCACGAGGCCAGCGCTGACATGAGTGGCCCCCAGTCGATAGCCATACACACTGAGACCTTGCCAGGTCAAAGAAAACTACACATCGCAAATGCTCCTGTAGAAGCCCAGCCCTCAGATGACAAACCATTGGTTCTTCAAGTCGGGAAGCTCCTGCAAGGACGCAGCCGTGAAGGCTCGACAGAAGACTGCCTGGCTGAGCTCACTGAGCAAATGGGAAAAATGCACATGAAGGGACTCAGTGCAGATGAACCTCTTAAATACCCCATAGAGGAGACCGCACAGGCCCAGTCATGCAGTGGACCCAGTGATGTCATCACAGCTCCACCCACAAAACCACCAGATGGCATGAGCCTGCCCATCCTGTGCAGCCCATCCCAGGAGCCTGTCTGCAACATCACAGGTTGTGGGAGCTGTGCTGGGTCTGATGGCGTTCATGCACAGGACAACCGTGTTAGAGAGCCTCCTCAGTCAGTCTACATCCATAGTCCACTGAGCGTGTGTACACCAGTGTTTGGACCACCGACTGACCACAGTCAGACTGCCGATGAGGGCTCAAATGGATGCAAGAGTCCCACACCTCCGCAACCGGAAGACGACCTAGTCCAAACATACGTGGTGATTTAG